The following coding sequences lie in one Rutidosis leptorrhynchoides isolate AG116_Rl617_1_P2 chromosome 6, CSIRO_AGI_Rlap_v1, whole genome shotgun sequence genomic window:
- the LOC139855619 gene encoding uncharacterized protein translates to MVKSYLRYEPATAFGVISSPESNITYDTTGKHLLAPALEKIGVWQVRQGVCVKTLTPSTQSHGPSIAVTSISAIPSSSSLIASGHADGSIRIWDCEKGTCETTLNGHKGATCILRFNKTGSLLASGSKDNDIVLWDVIGEVGLFRLRGHRDQVTDLVFLDSGKKLVSASKDKFLRVWDLDTQHCTQIIGGHYSEVWSVDVDPDERYLVTGSADAELRFYTINHEDVTGQSISENGQTDTNDSSVENKWQTLKLFGEIQRQSKDRVATVRFNKSGNLLACQVAGKTVEIYRVLDEAESKRKAKRRINRKKEKKSIEKTDYELKDDGNLTMVTVADVFKLLQTIRANKKICSFSFSPVSSKKSLATLALSLNNNLLEVYSVDSNSTTKTSAIELQGHRSDIRSVTISSDNTLLMSTSHNCVKIWNPSTGSCIRTIDSGFGLCSLFVPGNKYAVIGTKSGTLEIIDVRSGTCVEVVQAHTGSVQSIVPTPDGDGFVTGSLDHDVKFWEYETTQAPNQDSVNLTVTNVRTLTMNDDVTVVTVSPDGKHIAVALLDFTVKVYYTDTLKFHVPLYGHKLPVLCMDISSDGDLIVTGSADKNLGIWGMDFGDRHKSLFAHADCVTEVKFVLNTHYVFSVGKDRLVKYWDADKFQLLLTLEGHHAEIWCLSISKRADFLVTGSHDRSIRRWDRTEEPFFLEEENEKRMEEMFEAEHDNRYLPQQELPMEGAVTVAGKQTQETLSATDSIIEALDLAEDELKRIAEHEEKKRNGKDAEFRTNVFMRGLSPSDYILQAVSKVHTNDLEQALLALPFSDALKLLSYVKDWSSNPDKVEVVCRIVTVLLQLHHNQLVATATTRPLLSLLKDILHARVKECKDTIGFNLAAMDHLKQMMASKSDVPFRDAKTKLQEIRLQLSKRVEARADTKADRRKKKKKKKQKTDNGHVWS, encoded by the exons ATGGTGAAGTCCTATCTCCGGTATGAACCAGCGACGGCGTTTGGTGTTATTTCATCGCCGGAGTCTAACATTACGTACGATACCACCGGTAAACATTTATTAGCTCCGGCACTCGAGAAGATCGGAGTTTGGCAAGTCCGTCAAGGTGTTTGCGTAAAAACGCTCACGCCGTCAACTCAATCTCACGGTCCGTCTATCGCCGTTACTTCAATTTCCGCCATTCCTTCTTCATCGTCTCTG ATAGCAAGTGGTCACGCTGATGGAAGTATAAGAATTTGGGATTGTGAAAAAGGAACCTGTGAGACCACCTTGAATGGGCACAAAGGGGCTACATGTATCCTTCGGTTCAACAAGACCGGTTCACTACTTGCATCTGGTAGCAAAGATAACGACATTGTTTTATGGGACGTTATAGGCGAAGTTGGACTTTTTCGTCTTCGTGGTCACCGTGATCAG GTTACTGATCTTGTCTTTTTGGATTCTGGTAAAAAACTCGTTAGCGCCTCAAAGGATAAGTTTTTAAGGGTTTGGGATCTTGATACACAACATTGTACACAAATAATAGGGGGGCATTACAGTGAAGTTTGGTCTGTAGATGTCGATCCTGATGAAAGGTATTTGGTCACTGGGTCAGCAGATGCAGAGCTTCGATTTTATACTATAAACCATGAAGATGTAACCGGTCAATCGATATCAGAAAACGGTCAAACAGACACTAATGACTCATCTGTTGAAAACAAATGGCAAACGTTGAAACTATTTGGTGAAATTCAAAGACAGAGCAAAGACCGTGTTGCAACTGTGAGATTCAATAAATCTGGTAATCTTTTAGCTTGTCAAGTTGCAGGGAAAACGGTCGAGATCTATCGTGTATTAGATGAGGCTGAATCGAAACGCAAAGCAAAAAGAAGAATCAATCGGAAAAAGGAGAAAAAATCAATCGAAAAGACGGATTATGAACTCAAAGATGATGGAAACCTAACCATGGTTACAGTTGCTGATGTATTCAAGCTTTTGCAAACTATACGAGCTAACAAGAAAATTTGCTCTTTTTCGTTCTCTCCCGTTAGTTCCAAAAAGTCGTTAGCTACTTTAGCGTTATCATTGAACAACAATTTGTTAGAGGTGTATTCAGTAGATAGTAATTCAACGACAAAAACGAGTGCAATTGAGCTTCAAGGGCATCGTTCGGATATAAGAAGTGTTACAATTAGTTCAGACAACACTCTTTTAATGTCAACCAGTCATAATTGTGTAAAGATTTGGAACCCGAGTACTGGTTCATGTATTCGTACTATTGATTCGGGATTTGGGCTGTGTAGTTTGTTTGTTCCTGGTAATAAGTATGCTGTTATCGGTACCAAAAGTGGGACCCTTGAAATTATTGATGTGAGAAGTGGTACTTGTGTTGAAGTTGTGCAAGCTCATACCGGCTCTGTTCAATCGATTGTTCCCACTCCCGATGGTGATGGTTTTGTTACAGGGAGTTTGGATCATGATGTTAAGTTTTGGGAGTATGAAACAACACAAGCTCCTAATCAG GATTCAGTAAATTTAACTGTAACCAACGTGAGGACGTTAACGATGAATGATGATGTTACAGTGGTTACTGTAAGCCCTGATGGGAAGCATATTGCAGTTGCTTTGTTggattttactgttaag GTCTATTACACTGATACTCTAAAATTTCATGTTCCATTGTACGGCCACAAGTTACCAGTGTTGTGTATGGATATATCATCTGACGGGGATCTTATTGTTACCGGTTCTGCGGACAAAAATTTAGGTATCTGGGGTATGGACTTTGGTGATCGTCACAAGTCGTTATTTGCTCATGCCGATTG TGTAACAGAGGTGAAGTTTGTTTTAAACACACATTACGTGTTCAGTGTTGGGAAAGATCGACTGGTAAAATATTGGGATGCTGATAAATTTCAGCTACTTTTAACCCTTGAAGGCCATCATGCTGAAATTTGGTGTCTCTCTATAAGCAAACGTGCTGATTTTCTCGTTACTGGTTCTCATGATCGATCAATACGACGTTGGGACCGTACTGAAGAGCCTTTTTTTCTTGAG GAAGAAAATGAGAAGAGAATGGAAGAAATGTTTGAGGCTGAACATGACAACAGATATTTGCCTCAACAAGAACTTCCAATGGAGGGAGCTGTAACTGTTGCTGGAAAGCAAACACAAGAAACATTATCAGCAACCGATTCAATTATTGAAGCATTAGATCTTGCAGAAGATGAACTGAAACGAATCGCTGAGCATGAG GAGAAAAAGAGAAATGGAAAGGATGCAGAGTTTCGCACCAATGTTTTTATGCGAGGGCTGTCTCCATCTGATTATATTCTTCAAGCTGTCTCAAAGGTTCATACTAATGACCTCGAGCAGGCGTTACTA GCTCTACCGTTTTCTGATGCTTTGAAGCTTTTATCATATGTAAAAGATTGGTCTTCGAATCCTGACAAG GTTGAGGTAGTATGCAGGATTGTTACGGTGTTATTGCAGTTGCATCATAATCAGCTAGTCGCCACCGCAACTACTAGACCTCTTTTGTCTCTTCTCAAAGACATACTTCATGCTAGAGTTAAG gaATGCAAGGATACTATTGGATTTAATCTGGCAGCCATGGATCACCTCAAG CAAATGATGGCTTCAAAATCTGATGTACCCTTCCGAGATGCTAAGACTAAGTTGCAAGAAATACGATTACAGCTGTCAAAACGTGTCGAAGCAAGGGCAGACACGAAAGCTGACaggagaaagaagaagaagaagaagaagcagaaAACGGATAACGGACATGTATGGTCTTGA
- the LOC139852197 gene encoding uncharacterized protein — protein sequence MVKSYLRYEPAAAFGVISSVESNITYDTTGKYLLAPALEKIGVWHVRQGVCSQTLTPVTQSRGPSIAVTSIAAVPSSSSLIASGHADGSIRIWDCERGTCETTLNGHKGATCILRFNKTGSLLASGSKDNDIVIWDVIGEVGLFRLRGHRDQVTDLVFLDSGKKLVSASKDKFLRVWDLDTQHCTQIIGGHHSEVWSIDVDPDERFLVSGSADAELRFYNIKHEVVDGQRVSENGKTENEVSSVENKWETLKLFGEIQRRNKDRVATLRFNKSGNLLACQVAGKTVEIYRVLDEAESIRKAKRRTSRKKEKKSSKKMDTSENEVKDDGNLTMVTVPDVFKLLQTVRANKKICSVSFSPVNSKNSLATLALSLNNNLLEVYSIDCNSTTKTSAIELQGHRSDVRSVTLSSDSTLLLSTSHNSVKIWNPSTGSCLRTIDSGYGLCSLFVPGNKYAVIGTKSGTLEIIDVRSGTCVEAVQAHTGSVQSIVSTPDGDGFVTGSADHDVKIWEYETTKVPGQDSVNLTVTNVRTLPMNDDVVVVAVSPDGKHIAVALLDFTVKVFYLDTLKFFLTLYGHKLPVLCMDISSDGDLIVTGSADKNLKIWGMDFGDCHKSIFAHADSVTAVKFVRNTHYMFSVGKDRMVKYWDADKFELLLTLQGHHAEIWCLSISHRGDFLVTGSHDRSIRRWDRTEEPFFLEEEKEKRLEEIFEADIDNSLENRYLPQQEIPEEGAAAIAGKKTQETLSATDSIIEALDIAAEELKRMAEHEEEKRSGKSAEFRSNIIMLGLSPSEYILRAVSKVHTNDLEQTLLSLPFSDALKLLSYLKDWSSNPDKVEVVCRIATVLLQLHHNQLVATTTCRPLLALLRDILHARVKECKDTLGFNLAAMDHLKQLMASKSDAPFRDAKTKLLEIRSQQSKRADARADTKGDRRKKKKQKKDDGHVWS from the exons ATGGTGAAGTCCTATCTCCGGTACGAGCCGGCAGCGGCGTTTGGTGTGATTTCATCGGTGGAATCTAATATAACATACGATACCACCGGTAAATATTTACTAGCTCCGGCACTTGAGAAGATCGGCGTTTGGCATGTCCGTCAAGGCGTTTGCTCTCAAACTCTCACGCCGGTAACTCAATCTCGCGGTCCGTCTATCGCCGTTACTTCAATTGCCGCCGTTCCGTCATCATCGTCCCTG ATAGCTAGTGGTCATGCTGATGGAAGTATAAGAATTTGGGATTGCGAGAGAGGAACTTGTGAGACCACCTTGAACGGGCACAAAGGGGCTACATGTATCCTTCGGTTCAACAAGACTGGATCACTACTTGCATCTGGTAGCAAGGATAACGACATTGTTATATGGGATGTTATTGGCGAGGTTGGACTTTTTCGGCTTCGTGGTCATCGTGATCAG GTTACTGATCTTGTGTTTCTAGATTCTGGTAAAAAACTTGTTAGTGCGTCCAAGGACAAGTTTTTAAGGGTTTGGGATCTAGACACACAACATTGTACACAAATAATAGGGGGACATCATAGTGAGGTTTGGTCTATAGATGTTGATCCTGATGAGAGGTTTTTGGTTAGTGGGTCAGCAGATGCAGAGCTTCGATTTTACAACATAAAGCATGAAGTTGTAGATGGTCAACGCGTATCAGAAAATGGTAAAACCGAGAATGAAGTATCTTCTGTTGAAAACAAATGGGAAACGTTGAAACTTTTTGGTGAAATTCAAAGACGGAACAAAGACCGTGTTGCAACTTTGAGATTCAATAAATCTGGTAATCTTTTGGCTTGTCAAGTTGCAGGGAAGACGGTCGAGATTTATCGTGTGTTAGATGAAGCTGAATCGATACGCAAAGCAAAAAGAAGAACTAGTAGGAAAAAAGAGAAAAAATCTTCTAAAAAGATGGACACTTCTGAAAATGAGGTTAAAGATGATGGAAACCTAACCATGGTTACAGTTCCTGATGTATTTAAGCTTTTGCAGACTGTACGGGCTAACAAGAAGATTTGCTCTGTCTCATTTTCTCCTGTTAATTCCAAAAACTCGTTGGCTACTTTAGCATTATCATTGAACAATAATTTACTTGAAGTGTATTCAATAGATTGTAATTCAACTACAAAAACGAGTGCCATTGAGCTTCAAGGGCATCGTTCTGATGTAAGAAGTGTTACACTTAGTTCAGACAGCACTCTTTTATTGTCAACAAGTCATAATTCTGTTAAGATTTGGAACCCGAGCACTGGTTCATGTCTTCGTACTATTGATTCAGGATATGGGTTGTGTAGTTTGTTTGTTCCTGGTAATAAGTATGCTGTTATTGGTACCAAAAGTGGGACCCTTGAAATTATTGATGTGAGAAGTGGTACTTGTGTTGAAGCTGTGCAAGCTCATACCGGCTCTGTTCAATCTATTGTTTCTACTCCAGATGGTGATGGTTTTGTCACAGGGAGTGCAGATCATGATGTTAAGATTTGGGAGTATGAAACAACAAAAGTTCCTGGTCAG GATTCGGTAAATCTAACAGTGACCAACGTGAGGACCTTACCTATGAATGATGATGTGGTAGTGGTTGCTGTAAGCCCTGATGGGAAGCATATTGCTGTTGCTTTGTTGGATTTCACTGTTAAG GTCTTCTACTTGGATACTCTTAAATTTTTTCTTACATTGTACGGTCACAAACTTCCAGTATTGTGTATGGATATTTCATCCGACGGGGATCTTATTGTTACCGGTTCTGCTGACAAAAATTTAAAAATCTGGGGCATGGACTTTGGTGACTGTCACAAGTCCATATTCGCTCATGCTGATAG TGTAACGGCAGTGAAATTTGTACGCAACACTCATTATATGTTCAGTGTGGGGAAAGATCGCATGGTCAAATACTGGGATGCTGATAAATTTGAACTACTTTTAACCCTTCAAGGCCACCATGCTGAAATTTGGTGTCTCTCTATTAGCCATCGTGGTGATTTTCTTGTTACCGGGTCCCATGATCGATCAATACGGCGTTGGGATCGTACTGAAGAGCCGTTTTTTCTTGAG GAAGAAAAAGAGAAGAGACTAGAAGAAATATTTGAGGCTGACATTGACAACTCATTAGAAAACAGATATTTGCCTCAACAAGAAATCCCTGAGGAGGGAGCTGCAGCTATTGCTGGAAAAAAGACTCAAGAAACTCTATCAGCCACTGATTCGATTATCGAAGCACTAGACATTGCAGCTGAAGAGCTAAAACGAATGGCTGAGCACGAG GAGGAAAAGAGAAGTGGAAAGAGTGCAGAGTTTCGGTCCAATATTATTATGTTAGGGCTGTCTCCATCTGAGTATATTCTTCGTGCAGTCTCAAAAGTTCATACAAATGACCTCGAGCAGACATTACTA TCTCTACCATTTTCAGATGCTTTGAAGCTTTTGTCATATTTAAAAGATTGGTCCTCAAATCCTGATAAG GTTGAGGTGGTTTGCAGGATTGCAACTGTGTTATTGCAGTTGCATCATAATCAGCTAGTCGCCACCACAACTTGTAGACCTCTTTTGGCACTTCTTAGAGACATACTTCATGCTAGAGTCAAG gaatGCAAGGATACTCTTGGATTTAATCTGGCAGCCATGGATCACCTCAAG CAATTGATGGCTTCAAAATCTGATGCACCCTTCCGAGATGCTAAGACCAAGTTGTTAGAAATACGATCACAACAGTCTAAACGTGCTGATGCAAGGGCAGATACGAAAGGTGacaggaggaagaagaagaagcaaaAGAAGGATGATGGACATGTGTGGTCTTGA